The sequence below is a genomic window from Coffea arabica cultivar ET-39 chromosome 4c, Coffea Arabica ET-39 HiFi, whole genome shotgun sequence.
CCaaccaaaacaaagaaacaagCATCTGACCTGCAACCAAATTCCTGCCATAACACATAACAGAAGATCAGCTCCATAGCAGCGTCCTCGGAAGAACGAGAATGCCAGAAAATCCCAAGTACAAGGACATCAAATAAAGCTGTAGAAGAGGAAATGACAAGCACAGAAAGATGAGATAttggaaagaaaacaaagaggcgggaaagcctttttttttgttttaaaatgaGCTCACCACAATAGCAACGGCATACATGGATCAGCATTCATCAGCACGGGAACAGGGgaaaaaggaacaaagtcaGCGAATAAAATAGCAAATGCTGCCACAGGTGATAAGGAGAAGCAGTAAACAGCATATAAAACGAAAAGCGAAAAACTGGTGGAGATAATTACCCTGAAGCTGGTCAATAGAAATGAAAGCTCCAAAAGAACAGAGAACGAAGCAGAGGGATAAAGAGCAAACCAACCTTATAGCTGAAACAACAGAACGAAAGAGGGAAAATGATCACCGGATGCATAAACCAACCACAAAGCATGATAGCATCTGCAAAATCCAGGACAGAAAGTATGGAGCAGCTTCCAAAGACGTACGGAGGACAACGTTCGAAAGTATAAGAGGCAAAGAAGGGACGCATGGCTGAAAAGTTACACAGTGACAAAGCATTGTTTTGACATCTATAACCCAACAACAGCTAAACTAAGTCAACCCacaaaaagaaagtaaataaacatGTAAGACAAGGGTAAATAGGTAAAACAGAAGTTGTCACATTGACCCAAATACACACTCTAACCTCACCAAAAACCTGACATTAGGTAAAATGGGAAGCAGAGTATTACTATCAGCACTACAAGCCtaacactattattattattattattatgaccACTATGAGTCCGGTCTTGGGTTCCATTGAAGGAGTTAATTTTTTTCAGCCAGGGCTCGGTGGCTCACAAACGCAATCCACAGGCCAACAATCATGGAGAACGACCACTTTTCAGCAAATCATCAAATGACATGTCAGCAAACAAAACACACCATCGGACAACTTCCTAAGCACTTAGTCTATATATGGTTGATAAGGTGGTGGTATCTTGGTTTATagttgatttttggtgaaagggGCAAAAATTAGGGATTTTGGGGCTGCAAAAATTGGTGGAATTTAGGAATCAAAATTAGGACTACCAAAGTTGATCAAGTTTGCTTCATCAATTTGGTAACGTCAAACATGATCAATTTGGTAAGATTGTAGTTTTCATGCAAGGTGAAGAACTGATGAGTAAAAATTTTTGCTTTCCCTTTTCTATATAGACTATATAATTTTGCAAAAGGGTATATTAGGATATTTGAAGATAGTTTTGGTCTATTGGGTCTGGATTGTTACTAAAATAGTAAAAGgaagggaggttagtgtaattttctaaaattaagGGGAGctgagtgaaattgtcaaaacctccggggaggtttctgaaattatcccaataaTAAAAGGATGCACTAGTGGCCTAAATTGAAgtaattttggccaaaaccaaaAACATGACTGAGGAATAGGAGGAGCCCGTAAACATTTGCATCATTTTTATTTGCATGAACACATTTCTAGAGCGTAAGCGCTAAGTTTACGTGATTTGAGGAGAAACGATAGTTAAAAGACGTATCTAGCACCTTCCAAGTGCTTTAAATTCAACTTATGTTTGTCACCTTCGTTTATAGTATTTTAgttattgatttatttattaattatatttttatgttCGAACTTAAAATAAATTGCAGACGTTGGCAtaatttccttctttttatCCTCATCTTCAAATATATTTTCTTGATAACCACAAAGAGTTTTTTCTCCTTAGCGTACGTGGAGATAGCGAGATTAATTTACCCTTGAAACAAGATGGGATTCCTGCTCTTTCTTTATTAATCTCCCAAGTGTAAAAAGGCAAGTGAATTTAAATTACAAGTATATCCATAAGGACAGCTAATAATATAATCCATTATAACTGCAATATAAGGGTCGACGATTCAATCTTCAAGTAGAGGCTGCTTCGTCTTTGGGAATTCTCACCATTTCCCATCCCAAGATTTAGCAACTAAAATTTTCATCCTTAAAAGGCGCAGGGCCTCTAAACTTAAGGTTTAATTACTTCCAAGTAAAAACTATTGGATCCCTTCTCTCATTTCTCTCATTAcattttttgtcttctttaCATCCATCTTCCTTAGTTTTTTGCCCTTCATTTTGGCTCCTATGATCCCCTATAAGACacctaaaacaaaataatgggCTGTGGTGCTTCAACATTGGGTGACAATGGCGCTGTCATGCCGGTTAAGGCACGGCCTCTCTTCCTCCATCGGTTTGAGGAATTCAAGAAACGAAGACATTCCCAGGCATTTAAAGGCACTACGCCTTCGAAGAAAGAATTGCTATTGGCAGATAAGGAAGAAGATCAAAGCGGTTCAACAAAACAGGATTTATCTAACAAGGCCGGGAAAGACTCATTTTTACATGATGAAACCGGTAGCTGTGTCACGTCTGAGGGCTCAAAAGGGGGATCACCAGACAGACTGACGAAAGAAGACTCCGAAAAAGAGGACGCCAGCAAGAAAGATGTATGTTCTGAGGAGGATATCTCAAGAGAAAAGGGtaatttggaagaaaatgaaggaagaTCAATTGAACCATTGGCCAAAGATGAGGCCAAGGTTGAACGTGTCATGGATGGAGATGTTAAAAAAGTGGAAGAGGTCGAAGATCATGAGGATGATGATCacgacgacgacgacgacgacgTTGATGATGATGGAAGAATGATCAGAAATCATGAGGATGATCTCTTCTTTCCAGGCTCCCCAAGTTTCAGAGTGTACTTTGtagataaaacaaaagacaacaAAGATGAAGGTTAGCCATGAATACATTTGTCTTGCGAATTTTGATCGTTCCGTTTTGATATTTCAAAATAGTCTGTAAAATTAGAGTAACCAGAAAACGTGCAATGCAGGAGTGGATGATCATTTAACAGATGTGGCTCCAACTGATGATGATTCCGTCCCGTCAAAGGTATTCTTCATTTTGGCATGTAGCCATGCAGCTTATGAagatctttttccttccttgtGACTTGAGATCAACTATAATAGATTCTTTGTATTTATGACTATGAATTGTTTAACAATGCATTGCCATTTCGATGAATAACTCGAAACTTACAATGTTAACTCTAGTCACACCTCCTCTGAGTGACACACGCCTCTCATAGATTTTAATTGATTGCCATTATCAAAGAACAATCAATTGTCAATGTGAAATAGGATCAGAATTTGATAAGGTGTTGATAACTCTTATCGGTACGTACATGTACTCTTGTCtgaaaattaattaaattgCCTTACATGTAGAtcatgaaactatattttggtaAAAGCACCCATCAAAactaatttctttcttctttgttaaaacaaaacatatatatatttttttgagtCAATACAATTGTATATGTTTTTCATTTCTCCGTTGTCCTACAGCAACTGCCCGTGGCTGAGGCATcgaagaaagggaagaaaaggaGGAGTTTCAAGAAGGTTTTACCAACTGGTAAACAAGCAAAGAACATGTTCAATGTCCGAGCATGCATGTCATCCAACTCCCATCACGACCGAACCCACTTGCTCCCTGCAAAAGCTCAAGCATGATTTTTCTAACTGGGAAAAGATTGGTACATTACACTAACCTCTTCTTGGAATTATCTTGACAGCACAAACCTCCTTTCTTAATTTTGTCGAATTACATTAACTCtcgtttgatttttttttggtcagaAAATGGCTCTTCTTTTACTATTTTGTAAATATGTTTTCTCCATTACTCTTAACAAAGTAGTTCGAAAATTCATATAAACTTTTGACAATATTCCTGACTATATATGAAAAGTTTATTTAACTTGACATACAACTTTAAACGAGAGAATTTAATGTAGTTgcaacaaaaataaattttagagTACAAGTCTCTGTAATTATCTTGATAATTCTCAAGGGAGGTTAGTGCTATTTACCCCAAGAAGAATATGAAGAGCCGTGGCGTTTGATTTATTAAGTTTTCTTCTCTAGCTCTAGCGAGAAAGCGGGGAGGTCAATTTTTGAGCCGGAGCAGCACCTCCATCAGCCAGAAATATTGTACTAGTTTGTTTAtatatcccttttatttttttctttgtttaatttttccCTAAAATATCCACTTAAATGCAGTGGCTATTACCTTctctctatttttattttttattttttgtggctATGACCTTCCTATTTATacacgaaaagaaaaaaaagtatgtATGTAATTTTATTGCTTGATATTTTGTAGACGTGCATAGGCTTccacttttgtttttggtggaATTGAGCATTTGTATTAATAGGTTTTGACATGTTTTACTTTATTCTAAAAGCTACTGATATTGATATAAATGAAGGgtgtctcttcttttctttttcttaattctCCTAATGAGTGTCAACGAgggttttttttcccccttttttttaggAGTTTAGATGTAAATGGTGGTGACGATGAGACTTTAATTTAGTGGCTAAAATTGTGATTCTAGGAATTAGAGATTTTCGATTCTAATCTTCCTGTACTCTCCCCATTTCTTTAAAAGCATTCCTACCCtgctaaaaaaagaaaaaagaaaaaaaaaggtaaatggTGGTGGATTTGTGGCAAAGGGTGGCTTAATTACGTGATCTTTTGTggattttttcattctttttgactactaaacaaagaaaaaaaaaacttggccTATTGAAATTTGAAAGCAATTGCCAGTTACCAATTAAAGTCATGGGCAACAATTCTTTGGATGCTTGGGATGAGAGTTTTACATATTTTGGTGTAAGGATCCCGAGAGTTCGGCTATTTCTGGAAATCATCATCATTTCAAGGGGCAAACTTGGTTAAATTCATTTTCAGGATGAAACAGAATTGACCCACCCTGAATAAAAACAACAGCAACTCAAAACTACCATCCTATTAGAAACGAAATATGCCTAAAGGACTTGATTTCATGTGCGAGTGTTGCAAACTAATAGGCTTAAGATTTCCAGTGAGTAGCCATGCATCCTTGACAATATATTGATCATGAACGAAAAATGCTTCAACAATTTTCTAAACCAGAACAGCATAGTTTTCAGGTTGCCTATCATATATAGCAATATGAAAATAAAGATGATTAATAACATGGATAATATAGGGAGTTGCCAACAGTCCCTTGCATATCAATCCAGGGCCATATCAGAGTCAAGACCTTGAAGTGATTGGACCTGTAAAAAAGAGGCCGTAGGAAAGACTATCAACAAATCAtttaaaggaaacaaaaagaattCACGATCTGATTTTTTGAAAACTGATCCCCAATGTTCAAACATACATGGTGATCTCTCCAACAAGACATTTATACAAGTACAAATCAGGTGTTTCTCAGTCATGTAGCAGTGGTTTTAGTTGAATTCCCATGAAGGTAAAAGATGGGAAggtaaaatttataaaattcacttgtttcCTCTTTTTGTTTGTGACAGGCCATAGGCTTCAAAGATTCCAaagagcatttttttttttgggggggcgGGGGGTAGATGGGAACTGGGAGAGGAATTCAGATAATGCAACAGGAGTTTCACATTGATACAAGAATATATCAGCTTGAACACTTTGGTTAGTTAAGGAAATAAAAACCTTGGAACTAGTACAGAGGTTCAAACTTTACCTAGTGACGTGAAAAAGCAGATGAGAGGAACTCTTCGTCCTCCAAGAATATCTCCAAGTTCTTGGTCTTCATCAAGAAATCAATGGCTGCCTCATCAAACTCCATCATGAAACCTAACTTGATCAATTCTGCCAGCTGATAGATATGATCTTCTTTTTCCCAAAATCCTTGAAAAATTCCCTCAGAAAGAACTTCAGCAAAATGTGTAGCGTACTCGAGCATCTTTCTGCGACTGCCTGATTTATCAAACTTTTGCAGAAAGAACTTCGAATCTCCTCTCTCCCAGCGCATCATTCGGCTTGCTTCCACATACAAAAACTCCCCAGAAGAAAGCAATAACTCGTAGCCCACATTGATTGGCTCAGGTGTCAcaagaacagtgatattcaagaGGCATTTAAGAGCTTCATGTCTTTTCTCTGCTTCGAGTCCAAGTGAAGGACTAGCTAGAAAGCCAAGGATTAGTTTGGAGAGTCCTCTGCCAATAAAGATTTCCTTGGGATTGACTTGCTCGAAATGAAATCCATGCAATGAAAGCAACTTCTTTTCAACAGATTCAGAGAGAGTGCGCACACCAATTTGGGCATATATCTCGAGCAACTTTCCCCTGGGCAAATATTGCAAGCTTGGCTGAGGAAACCAGACAAATAGAGGACAAGAAGATAGCTGCCCAAAATGATCTTTCAGAAACAGATCATCTGCAATAAAAACTTCGCGTTTCTGAAACAATAAAGTACTATCAGAACCTGTGAAAACAGGGGTTTTGGACAACTCTTCTGAGAGAAGTTCCTTAGTCCGTGAATTCCAGTGCTTTACAACGAAGCCCCAAAAAGCACAACAATCAGCATTTGATAATTCGCGGTTGCTGTCTTCCCATATCTTCCACAACTTGCAGTAATCATCAAGGGAAGGATTAGCTTTAACTCCAAAAGCACTGCTGAAAAAGCTCAGAATATCCTTTTGATAGTGCTTCTCCAAGACATACAACTGGGAACCAAAGAGGCCTAGTGTGTCGTGAAGAACACACTTTTCAGGGCTCACCCATTCTCCATTGCTATTGTCACTAGGAATCCATATCCTCTTGCTTCCTTCATCGCTTGGCTTCCAGTTGAATCTGTACAGGTATTCATAGATTCGAGTGATGGCCTTAAACTCTGtatgaaaatcaagaaaattggCCATCAATGGGCACCCACTGTTGATATCAGTAATAACACCCAATGCACAGAGCTGCTTTTTGTAAGATGCAATATTGGAGCCATAGAAGTTTTCATCAATGAACGGGCCATCTTCCTGCTGTAAGATAGATTTCCATTCAGAACCAAACAACAAGCACTCCTTTGAATATCTGTAGCCAGCAGTTGTCTTTAACCATCTTTCATCAACTTTACATGCAAAGGCATCAAGCACACGGTCATTCGGCTCTCTCTGTAAATTCTTTAGGCACTCCAACAATGAATATGCAGCTGCAGGTGTTATGCTGCTTGGATCATCAGGTAATCGAAGCCCAGCAGTTACAAATTTTGCACCATTCCTCAGTTCAACCACCACTCCTAGTTCTAGGAGCTCAAATTTATACTTATGAATGGCCTTTCTGGAGTGATAACCGAGGTCATCAATAAAAGGCAAAACAGCAATTTCAGAAATTGGTTCCCAGTCTGTTCCATATAGGATACAATCTTTTGGGGATCTATAATCACCGAGTTTAGTCCTCAACCATTTTTCTTCATTGAAGCATTTCTTCACATCAGAAGGAAACAGGACACCAGGTGTATTTAGTTTTCTATAGCAAGATAAAAGGGAAAGCACAGTATCCTTGCTTATCGAGCGCAGTGATGCCTGCTGCTTAAAGAACTTCGCAAATGCCCCAGCTGCTTCTTCAAATTGAACGTGCACCCCTATCATGTTTAACTCCATTTTGAAAGACGAGATTCTGCTCCCGTAGAAAGTTTCATCGATAATAGGAAAACTATTAAAAACCTGCAGAAGAAAACCCCATTGAGGATCAAACAAGTAACATTCAGCTGGAGATTTGAATCCCATGTTTGTCTTCAAACATTCGTTATGCTTAAGTGCCGCCACAAGTTTTTCAGACGAATTCCACATTCCTAAACATTCgagaatgaaaagaaaagcttCAGCAGAAAGTGAGTTCCAGGCTGCTGGAGCTTTGAAGTTGTCAATGTATACATCCATGTAACATTTATTGAAGCAACAAACCACACCAAGTAGCTTCAGTTCTGgtttgaaagaaagaatctcCTTCCCGTAGAAATCCTGATCAAGGAATGGAATGTTACTGGTCTTCGATGCAGCTTTCCAGTCCTCATTGAAGAGGACAGACTCTTCAGGCTTCTTGTAGCCTTGGGAAGTCCGCAGCCATCTTTTTCCTTTAATACTGGCAAAGAAATTGTCAACAGGAAGCATTCTATCACCCAAAAACTTGATGAACTTTAGTATTGAAAGAACCTCAGCTCTGGTTAAATTTGATGAAGCTACTCGGGACATAAGATGGTTGCCAATATATTGACAGGCTTCTTGAAATTCAAACTTGACACCGAGTATCCTCAACTCTCCCACATAGTTATTAATCCTATCACCATAGAATTTCTGATCAATTATTGGAATATCAACTAAGATTGGTGCATTTTGCAGATTACTCGCTGATGATGCCGAAAGCAAGAATGATTGTGATGGAGGTCCACATCCAGCACTGCCACCCAAAGAAACTCTTACCCAATTACCCTCCTTCATGCTTGTCAAGAACTCAGCTGGGATGTTAATCTGCTTCCTTTGCAAAGTATGAACCCAATCCAGTAGCAAGAATGCATTTTGCTTGGTAAGCATGGAATAAGCACTAGGAATTGCAGCATCTGGAGGAGGTATATCAGGTATATCTGATGCTCCAAGATGAACATTAAGAAATTCTGCAAACTCCTTTTCAGAGCTGTAAAGACCAGCATGATAGCCTGGATGCAAATATTCCTCTCCTAGCTCAATGTAGCCTTCTTTTCTCCATGGATTTGAACCAATCAGTTGTAACCATCTGCTTCCCTTTGCAGGGACAAGAATTCTTCCAATGCCAGTGGTCACTTGCCCATAATTATCAACTAGTGGCATCGAAAAACAAAGTCGATCAACTTCTCCTTTCGATAAAAAATTTCTTGCCAAAGAGTGGTAAAGGAAGTGGGCATAGATGACAACAGACTTTGGGTTTCCATTAAGTGACTTACTGAGGAGACTTGCATAGTCGTTCACATTTACAGAACCAACTTTGACTTGatttacaagccaatctaataTTGTTATCCGCATACAATAGGACCAAATTAAATCTTGCATGGATTTCGGCAAGAAAAATTGATTTCCAGCACATCGGAAT
It includes:
- the LOC113738896 gene encoding uncharacterized protein gives rise to the protein MASRTPREHIEEIRRTKFSIGGEPNPLTEDLHQAVKNLSAELYAKDIHFLMELIQNAEDNVYEGGVEPSLEFAITSKDITATGASATLLIFNNEKGFSPKNIESICSVGRSTKKGNRKSGYIGEKGIGFKSVFLITAQPYIFSNGYQIRFSEDPCMHCNVGYVVPEWVDENPSLPVLRQIYGSPTNLPTTVIVLPLKPDKVEPVKQQLSSIHPEVLLFLSKIKKLSVREDNKDPKRNTDSAISISSETDFVTRKSIDAQSYMLHLSAAEKGDAVAECGYYIWKQRFPVIEECRVERRMDVDDLVIMLAFPIGERIHRGTSSPGIYAFLPTEMVTNFPFIIQADFVLSSSRESIRLDNAWNQGILNCVPSAFVNAFTSLVKSIENAPVSSLPPMFRFLPVNASPFTNLNSVRASIQKKLTDENIIPCELYSEQKIFQKPGEVSRLMPAFWELLRKGKKQGVSLSNISTHGRHILCSSFDEKKYDEVLTFLGLKYVDDEWYAKCIGSSNFVSGVSEDLYLDFLLFLAENWGSFASTSFTNIPLLKYVRGDGVVCLCSINYSLGHPSMLLLSNESRHISWLIDWSKEFRCAGNQFFLPKSMQDLIWSYCMRITILDWLVNQVKVGSVNVNDYASLLSKSLNGNPKSVVIYAHFLYHSLARNFLSKGEVDRLCFSMPLVDNYGQVTTGIGRILVPAKGSRWLQLIGSNPWRKEGYIELGEEYLHPGYHAGLYSSEKEFAEFLNVHLGASDIPDIPPPDAAIPSAYSMLTKQNAFLLLDWVHTLQRKQINIPAEFLTSMKEGNWVRVSLGGSAGCGPPSQSFLLSASSASNLQNAPILVDIPIIDQKFYGDRINNYVGELRILGVKFEFQEACQYIGNHLMSRVASSNLTRAEVLSILKFIKFLGDRMLPVDNFFASIKGKRWLRTSQGYKKPEESVLFNEDWKAASKTSNIPFLDQDFYGKEILSFKPELKLLGVVCCFNKCYMDVYIDNFKAPAAWNSLSAEAFLFILECLGMWNSSEKLVAALKHNECLKTNMGFKSPAECYLFDPQWGFLLQVFNSFPIIDETFYGSRISSFKMELNMIGVHVQFEEAAGAFAKFFKQQASLRSISKDTVLSLLSCYRKLNTPGVLFPSDVKKCFNEEKWLRTKLGDYRSPKDCILYGTDWEPISEIAVLPFIDDLGYHSRKAIHKYKFELLELGVVVELRNGAKFVTAGLRLPDDPSSITPAAAYSLLECLKNLQREPNDRVLDAFACKVDERWLKTTAGYRYSKECLLFGSEWKSILQQEDGPFIDENFYGSNIASYKKQLCALGVITDINSGCPLMANFLDFHTEFKAITRIYEYLYRFNWKPSDEGSKRIWIPSDNSNGEWVSPEKCVLHDTLGLFGSQLYVLEKHYQKDILSFFSSAFGVKANPSLDDYCKLWKIWEDSNRELSNADCCAFWGFVVKHWNSRTKELLSEELSKTPVFTGSDSTLLFQKREVFIADDLFLKDHFGQLSSCPLFVWFPQPSLQYLPRGKLLEIYAQIGVRTLSESVEKKLLSLHGFHFEQVNPKEIFIGRGLSKLILGFLASPSLGLEAEKRHEALKCLLNITVLVTPEPINVGYELLLSSGEFLYVEASRMMRWERGDSKFFLQKFDKSGSRRKMLEYATHFAEVLSEGIFQGFWEKEDHIYQLAELIKLGFMMEFDEAAIDFLMKTKNLEIFLEDEEFLSSAFSRH